The following coding sequences are from one Thermocrinis jamiesonii window:
- a CDS encoding ABC transporter ATP-binding protein, whose product MLLEVKDLSLSYGSKKVLKNVSFSLERGEVLCIVGESGSGKSSILLSIIGLLPKHSSISGSIKLEGKELIGLPETEYAKLRGKDIGIVFQEPSLYLDPLFKVKDQIIEAYTTHFGKAGAEERVVETLKKVGVQDVERVMNSYPHQLSGGLRQRVCIAIATVCDPSLILADEPTTALDLTVQRKILGLFTKLKDEGKGIILVTHDFGVVAEVADRVLVLKEGEVVESGSVWEIFDNPKHEYTKSLLSATYLKA is encoded by the coding sequence ATGCTCCTTGAAGTAAAAGATCTATCTCTTAGTTATGGTTCAAAAAAAGTTTTGAAGAATGTTAGCTTTTCCTTGGAGAGGGGAGAGGTTCTCTGCATAGTGGGAGAGTCAGGTTCTGGAAAAAGTTCCATCCTGCTTTCCATCATCGGCCTTTTACCAAAGCACAGCTCAATAAGCGGAAGCATAAAACTTGAAGGCAAGGAACTAATAGGTTTGCCGGAAACAGAGTATGCAAAACTGAGAGGGAAAGATATAGGTATAGTTTTTCAGGAGCCTTCTTTGTATTTGGACCCTCTCTTTAAAGTAAAGGATCAGATAATAGAGGCATACACTACACATTTTGGGAAGGCTGGAGCGGAGGAAAGAGTGGTGGAAACTCTAAAAAAGGTAGGCGTGCAGGATGTGGAAAGGGTTATGAACTCTTATCCTCATCAGCTTTCAGGGGGCCTAAGGCAAAGGGTTTGTATAGCTATAGCCACCGTTTGCGATCCAAGTCTCATCTTAGCAGATGAACCAACAACAGCTCTGGATCTGACGGTGCAAAGAAAGATACTGGGACTTTTCACAAAGCTGAAAGACGAGGGAAAGGGCATAATCTTAGTCACTCACGATTTTGGAGTGGTGGCAGAAGTGGCAGACAGGGTGCTGGTCTTAAAGGAAGGAGAGGTGGTAGAGTCCGGCTCAGTGTGGGAAATATTTGACAATCCAAAACACGAATACACTAAAAGCCTACTGTCTGCTACCTATCTAAAGGCTTAA
- a CDS encoding HIT family protein: MKLLWAPWRSGYVEKVDQFSECFLCEAVRQPEEKLRDYLVLYRGKKAFVIFNKYPYNAGHLMIAPKDHIGDFSLLDEETVLEIHKLTVACIKALEQTIKPHGFNLGYNLGRSAGAGLESHIHLHIVPRWNGDTNFMPTVAQTKVISQDLWELYDRIKPHLERLLNAP, encoded by the coding sequence ATGAAGCTTCTTTGGGCTCCTTGGAGAAGCGGATACGTAGAAAAGGTGGATCAATTCTCTGAGTGCTTTCTTTGTGAAGCGGTCAGACAGCCGGAAGAAAAGTTAAGGGATTATTTGGTGTTATACAGAGGGAAAAAAGCCTTTGTTATATTCAACAAGTATCCCTACAATGCGGGACATCTTATGATAGCTCCAAAGGATCACATAGGAGACTTTAGCCTTTTGGATGAGGAAACAGTGCTTGAGATCCACAAGCTAACTGTAGCTTGCATAAAGGCTTTGGAGCAAACGATCAAGCCACACGGCTTTAATCTTGGTTACAACTTGGGAAGATCTGCGGGTGCTGGGCTGGAAAGCCACATACACCTTCACATAGTCCCAAGGTGGAACGGAGACACTAACTTTATGCCTACCGTAGCCCAAACAAAGGTAATATCTCAGGATCTTTGGGAGCTTTACGATAGGATAAAGCCCCATCTTGAAAGACTGCTGAATGCTCCTTGA
- a CDS encoding thioredoxin family protein — protein MFEELTDKDIYDKAISAEKPAVVVFYKPGNEKNQEVFQLLSKFQAIYGDKVNFFSMNAEENTTPEDLGIFYFPTVLYFRDTMELERHDYTPTEEEVDKAIRRLLRL, from the coding sequence ATGTTTGAAGAACTAACAGACAAAGATATATACGACAAGGCTATATCTGCAGAGAAACCTGCGGTGGTAGTGTTCTACAAGCCAGGAAATGAAAAAAATCAGGAAGTTTTCCAACTGCTGTCAAAGTTTCAGGCGATATACGGAGATAAGGTAAATTTCTTTAGCATGAATGCAGAGGAAAACACAACTCCCGAGGACCTTGGCATATTTTACTTCCCCACAGTTCTATACTTTAGGGACACGATGGAGTTGGAACGGCACGATTACACGCCTACAGAGGAGGAAGTAGATAAAGCAATAAGGAGGCTTTTGAGGTTATGA
- a CDS encoding homoserine dehydrogenase, translated as MKVSVGIVGCGVVGTGTVALLLENAKVIKEKTGLEIVISKVADKDWSRPREYNVPEHLRTTDYREVLENSQIVVELVGGKDFAKKLILEAIERGKHVVTANKHLLAEEGYEIFHKAKEKGVLLGFEASVGGGIPIIKALREGLVGNRVQNIYGILNGTTNYILTKMLEEDISFEKALDMAKRLGYAEADPSLDIDGWDSAHKLSLLAYVGFGKHFPFNEIYVEGIRKVDLLDVELGKELGYTLKLLAIAKRMDSEVELRVHPTFIPTDNPLAKVSDVYNAVLVEGDFVGKTMFYGRGAGSKPTASAVVSDIVDIAKSINYCIPPKHTWESEEPLRINKNFYSRYYLRFDVPDKPGVLAKIAHVLAEYNISIASVLQKEKVCKAAGREGQPIVPLVILTHKAYEMDMQRAVGDIQKLPVVEGSPTIIRVEEEAY; from the coding sequence GTGAAAGTTAGTGTTGGTATAGTTGGATGCGGTGTAGTGGGCACAGGCACGGTCGCTTTATTGTTGGAAAACGCTAAGGTAATAAAAGAGAAGACGGGGCTTGAGATCGTAATAAGCAAAGTAGCAGACAAAGATTGGAGCAGACCAAGAGAGTATAACGTGCCAGAACACCTAAGAACTACAGACTACAGGGAAGTCTTAGAAAACTCCCAAATCGTGGTAGAGCTGGTAGGCGGTAAAGACTTTGCAAAGAAGCTAATACTGGAGGCTATAGAAAGGGGTAAGCACGTAGTGACTGCAAATAAACACCTGCTTGCAGAAGAAGGATATGAGATATTCCATAAGGCAAAGGAGAAGGGAGTCCTCTTAGGCTTTGAAGCTTCTGTGGGTGGAGGAATACCGATCATAAAAGCCCTAAGGGAGGGCTTGGTTGGGAACAGAGTGCAAAATATTTACGGAATACTGAATGGCACCACAAACTATATACTTACCAAAATGTTAGAAGAAGACATTAGCTTTGAAAAGGCCCTTGATATGGCAAAAAGGCTCGGATACGCAGAAGCAGACCCTTCTTTGGACATAGACGGTTGGGACTCTGCGCACAAGCTAAGCCTTTTAGCTTATGTAGGCTTTGGAAAGCACTTTCCCTTTAATGAAATATACGTAGAAGGTATAAGAAAGGTTGACCTTTTGGATGTGGAACTTGGAAAGGAATTGGGATACACGCTAAAGCTTTTGGCCATAGCAAAGAGGATGGATTCGGAAGTAGAACTTAGAGTTCATCCTACCTTTATACCTACTGACAACCCGTTAGCTAAGGTCTCAGATGTCTATAACGCAGTTTTGGTAGAGGGGGATTTTGTAGGTAAGACCATGTTCTACGGAAGGGGAGCTGGCTCAAAACCTACCGCATCGGCAGTGGTTTCCGACATAGTGGATATTGCAAAGAGCATAAACTACTGTATCCCTCCCAAGCATACGTGGGAAAGTGAGGAACCGCTAAGGATCAATAAAAACTTCTATAGTAGATATTATCTTAGGTTTGACGTTCCTGACAAACCTGGGGTGTTAGCAAAAATCGCCCACGTTTTGGCAGAGTATAACATCAGCATAGCCTCTGTCCTTCAAAAGGAAAAGGTCTGTAAGGCAGCAGGCAGAGAAGGTCAGCCCATTGTGCCTTTGGTTATACTTACCCACAAAGCTTATGAAATGGACATGCAAAGGGCAGTTGGCGATATCCAAAAGCTTCCAGTTGTGGAAGGAAGCCCCACTATTATAAGAGTGGAGGAGGAAGCCTATTGA